The sequence below is a genomic window from Wyeomyia smithii strain HCP4-BCI-WySm-NY-G18 chromosome 1, ASM2978416v1, whole genome shotgun sequence.
ATATGCGCAAGAGGTTGGACGATCCTCATGTACTGTCGAAGGAAATTGTACAAACCTACATGCTATCCCTGCGGGATGTTCAAGACTATGACGCCATGGTTCAAGTGGTAGACGATTTGCAAACGGTTCCAAACAAGCAAAACTACATTAACACCGGTAATATGAACTATCTGTACGCGTTCGCCCTGAACCGGAGAAACAAGGAAGGCGACCGAGATGCTGCGCTGAAAACATGCATCAAAGCTCTggaaaagaaagaaaatcaTTTCCCGGATATGCTCTGCTTGTGTGGTCGAATCTACAAAGACATTTTTGTAGAGTCAAATCGAACCGATAAGGAATCGCTAAAAAACGCCATCACTTGGTACAGAAAAAGTTTCGAAATTCAACCGAACGAATTCGCTGGGATAAATCTGGCCACCCTCCTCGTTATCGAGGGGAAAGATTTCACGGACTCGGAACTGCAGCACATTGGAATGGTACTGAACAATCTGATCGGCAAGAAAGGATCTCTCTCCTCCATCAAAGACTACTGGAACGTGGCGACGTTCTTCGAAATCTCTGTACTAGCCGAGAACTACGCCAAAGCCATCCAAGCCGCGGAATGCATGTTCCGGCTGAAACCCCCCAAGTGGTATCTCAAATCCACGATCGGAAACATCACACTAATCGATTGCTGCCGTCGCAAATCGGAAGAATCACTAACCTCAATCGAGCAGCAAATCTTCCAATTTTGGATGGAATTTTTCCTCGAAGCCACCAACGCCGAACCTTCCTCCACGGTTCGCTTCCCCATTCTCATCCAAGAAACTCAGAAGATCCTCATGCCCTCGTACGTGGCAATTCACATGAACGCCGAGCAAAAATCAATTGACATCACAAATATCTGCCAGCAGCACGAGAAGGACAAATGCCGAAAGGTGCATGATTTCAACTTTCTCGCCAGCCAAATCAAATCGGTTAGCTTGTACAAACGGGACGAACGGTGCGCCTATCTTTACGTACAGCAAAATTCCGATGATTTCCAGATGTATTTCCCGTCGGTCCAGTGCCGGCAGCAGTTTTACGATCTGATTCTGCAGATGACAGCCGAACAGGGCTGTGGATTTATCGATCTTTCCACCGAAACTACCAACGACGAAATCAACTACGAGTACGAGTTGGACGATAAGAATCGACGGATCGTGCTGGGTCGGGGTACGTACGGCTCGGTTTATGCCGCTCGCGATCTCAACACGCAGGTGAAAATCGCCGTTAAAGAAGTGCCGGAGAAATTTAGTCATGAAGTGCAGCCGCTGCATGAGGAAATCAAACTGCACTCGCAGTTGCGCCATCGGAACATTGTTCAGTATTGGGGCTCCAAATCGGAGGAtaatttcttcaaaattttcatgGAGCAGGTGCCAGGAGGCTCGCTTTCCGCTTTGCTGCGTTCCAAGTGGGGTCCGTTGAAGGATAATGAAGCGACAATCGCTTTCTACTCGAAGCAAATCCTCGAGGGCTTGAAGTATCTACACGATCAGAAGATCGTGCACCGAGATATTAAGGGAGATAATGTGTTGGTTAACACGTACAGTGGGGTGGTGAAGATTTCCGACTTTGGAACTTCGAAGCGTCTAGCTGGGATCAATCCCATCACGGAAACTTTTACCGGAACGCTGCAGTACATGGCTCCGGAGGTTATCGATCAGGGTGTGCGTGGTTATGGTCCTGCTGCTGATATTTGGTCCTTTGGGTGTACCATCGTCGAGATGGCAACCGGAAAGCCACCGTTTGTAGAACTTGGTTCTCCCCAGGCTGCCATGTTTAAGGTGGGATTCTATAAGAAGCACCCGGAAATACCGGCCGAGCTGTCGCCGGTGGCGAAGAATTTTATCAAGCGCTGCTTCGAAGTGGACGTGGATAAACGAGCGACGGCGGCCGATCTGCTGGAGGATCCGTTTTTGTCGGAGTAAGTAATGAAATTGGTATTGAGAGGTTATATAAAAATTGATGTGAAACTGTAGACCACTTGGTTGTAACACGCCCTGAAGTATGCATTTATTTTTAGTTCATGAAAACGCAGTATTCGAAAGATTTTGGAAATTTCAAAGAAATACTCTGGGATGATGATGTGTAGTACttatgaaaaaataattcattctagTGTAAAAAACTAGTGGATATCTATCGTAACTATTTTCCACGTTTAGTCATTCAGAAGTTAAACCTGCACCGTCCTGATTGTATCCTGATTGAATCTCGGATGTACAACCTGCAAACAAAGCGATTGCCCCAGACTGAACACTGATTGACAATCTTAAGATGTAATTGATTATTCCCGGGAAACAATATTGATTCTAATAGATCCAAGATCAATTCTCCCTGGGATTGGTGGTTAGCCTATAGGGCGCGTACTCCCGGGTGGCGGATGGGAGTGAGAGATGAAGAGAGTTGGTCATCtgtaaatttctttttttcctaTTATGACTTCTCTTGGCTATCTCCTATGTGGGAGAATTCCACAAAATAAAATATGCTTTTAATTTTACAAAAGGCTAGTTTTGAAGAATGGATCTAACACGTGGACCAAACCAccgttttattgtttttgtttttgtctttttttcttttttttttctctctttttcttctttctatGTTTCCTTTCTTTTTTCCTTCTACCTTTCCTAAGAATGAATCCTTGTTCATATCGTCGGTTGGATTCGGTGTTGGCGCGGCTTAgggttttgcagttttgagtttttAATGACAAACGATGCAAAATACTATTAAATTTCATCTCACAAGGACCCGttttaaaattcacaaaaaaccaGGTGTTGTAGGTGGATGTGCCTTTATGGCTCATGTTTGGAATGTCTTAAAAGGAACCACTGAGTGAGGTTGCAACTCGTATAACTTGCTCGTTATAGACCTGAACAGGTTCAATAGGGGTGGGAAGTCTTAGAATTTTGGGTTTTCACGGAGATGAAAGGGGTTTTCGATGCTGATCCTTAAACGCGGTTTTCTCAAAGCTGTGAGTTTTGAGTTGTGCCGGGGTGGAGTTCATTCTGACAGTAATGTACATTGAAGTCTTTTATATACGGGGAatggcgcgtaaaaaaccgcataagttcgaaatccgcgtaaaaaataaacCGGGTGAATTCTGGAGTCCGCATaagttccgaaatccgcgtaaaacgaTGCGTTGAAAACCGTGTAAGGGGAGACCTTAGTGTACCGATATTTATTATATcctttcttctcttttctcaTTTTATATAAAATAATGAGTCGGTTTCAGGTCAAACTAGAAAGAGAGAGGGATGAAAGAAGgaggtgaacaaaaaaaaacaaggagtaCACTAGAACGACCAAATGAAGAACAATCTTGATACATAAGATCCTTGAAAGGATAGCAAACATGATGCATGAAGGATCAGAGATATAACAATATAGAGATATAACAAGGCAAATTAATGCGAAACGACTCGTAAATGAAAGTATGAACGACTACACATAAGGTAAAAAatccatacaaataaaatttgACGGCAATCACACCACACAGGGCGAAAAGATTACCTTCACAGATGTATATATTCCTCAGTCGACATTGACTCACCTCTGCCTGTGAAGGCCGATAATACAAACAATTCATTCGTCAAAGATAACATTCTTTGACCTTTTAACACATTTAATTTTCAGATTATAACAATGGTAAGAATGGTAGAAAGTGATCAAATTTAAATAAGATTGCGTCAATGTAGCATATATGTTGTCTTCTGTCCATACATATTACATAGTAAGTGGGCCGTGTGGGGGATGGCAGCTAAACAGTGTTTTAGTGGGTGACATTACCCGTTCCGTCTGGTATGCTACAACGCAAATCTGAAGAGTCCTACTTAGTTACCCCCAGCCCTCCGGCTCCAGCAGAATTAGGCTCTCCaaaagacaaaaagaaaaaagacaaaatagatccaagatcaaTTCCGAAGGAACAACTAGTAAGCTCACCTTCGGTTGGTGGATTTTAACTCGGCGTACGATCCATTTGGGAAATTAGctttgaaacataatgtataACGGTAGTTTTCCGATGAAATTGATCAAAACGCTGAACTGGATGGATTAAAGTCATTGGAATGCCAGGCCAACCCCATGGGTCCACGTATGGCTGGGGCCTAACTCACACTTGGTAACGCGTAGACCACGGAGGTTCCACTGCAACGCGAGGCGTCTCTCTGAAGGCCTATGTTGGACATCCGGAATCGATGcagatgatgatggtgatgaatACGGTGAATTATctatttttattgttgttggaGTGGTTGGGAGCGGGTTGGGGATTGTCTGTGGATATATAGGGGGGTGTGCTAGAGGTTGTTCTTAGTTTCTGGGCTTTGTTCTTGATGGGGATCGGGAACGGGGGATGGGTTGTGTAGAACGGTTCCCATTATCGATGTTGTTTGTAGCTGACTGTTGTTTGTTGTGTTTTCGTTCATTGTTGCTGTTGTTTAGTTCAGCGATGGGAAAACCGAAGAAAAGTGGTGATTCGATGCCTTTAGTGTCCGCTGTGTCCATTCCGTTGGTGTCTTCTGTATTGTGAGATGTCGATGCCGCTGCAGATTCTGGGGATGTGACATTCTCCAAGCCGAGCTTGCCCACTGGCGTCTCGGTTGGGAATTCGGTCGAGGAGATGGAAATTTGACTAGCAATTGAAACGGCGGACTTGGATCTATCCCGTTTTGTATTTTTGTCGACAGTTTTGTTGGTTTTACTGCGCCTAGCTCGCTTGATTTCGGTGAAATCCATGTAGGGATCGAAGCTGTTTTCCGCCGAGTTTCCAGCGTCAGCGCTGCTCACGGTGTTGCAATGATTAAGCATATTCAGCGCAGATTTGGGTAAAGTGTACATTTCGGTTACATTGTTTGCACGTCGCTACTTGCCCGCGGTAGGTGACGAGTGACATCTCCGTATCGATATGTACGTAAGATGGGATCGGTTTGGAGAGGATCATTCGTAAAATACGAACGCCGTTAGGTACGCCAAGCCAAAAATCATTCCAGGTCTCTTCTCGCACAGAGTGAATTTGGCCGTATTCATTCATCCTTTGTACCAGTTGATGGTTGGTAATTTTCGGTCGAATGTCATGGATCCTAACCTCAATTGTGCCGTCCTCCATGGATAGAGGAATGCGATAAAGTTTTCCGTCGTGTTCCAGCTCGTGTTGCATGTTGTGACTCTGGACCGTGTTGTCTATGTTTCATTTACTTGTTTTACATTTCGGTTCAATTTTGGTCACTCGTTACAATATTTCTATTAGTTTCTTGTCATTTCCGtcaatttgtttatattttacTGGCCTTGAGGCGTGATACACTATTAGAATATTTGTGGCTTTGGTGCGATTTCGAGAGTAAAGGAGGTAGAAATAGGAAAGAGAGTCAaaaactacaaggtatacagccctaggggttgtatggaatggtgacgtaggactaaatatttaatatatgctaaactaaatattgttatatgctgcgcttaactgttcataggtaacactaccgtttatttttgatagtcgttattttaaaactaacgatgcatgaatacatgaaaattttacactagtagtagttgcgaaaattctcataactcttatcttcaagcatctatagttctgaaaagaaccgattccataatattcagttaaaaattcgtgctacagaacgctgataatcgcaccatgaatattttgagttgactcgtatgcagctctcgtttctcaatgtcgcgtacctttaacagctgcactcctctcgcttatgtgtaacaaactaaactgaagctgaattttctacacgcagtcttttgtatcgagttcagagcagatttctgcaattaaggcgtggctacgtagcttcgagaaagaggaacaaaccaaaacaccttcgatactactgagaaAGGTTACTacaaaagaaaggttttgctttcccgatgcgcaaatcactctggttcttagattaactaattttcgtttctaacatttgactgataacggtgttcgagtgaacacaaacgaacaattaaaccggaaaatcactcaatttagcagtgcaaattcttgaaatgagggttatatcttgttgtgataaactattcataggtaacactaccgtttatatttggtgcgtcctggtcgttattgtaaaaatgattatttagaaatagataaaaatttcacactagtagtagttgtgaaaattctcataactcttatcttcatcattttatagttctgaaaagaaccgattcgataatcttcagctcgaaatgtatgctacagaatgctgataatcacaccaccaccggtagcatcgattattttgttggccgcgtataaaatttgctctccgctgtgccctccagcagctgtgccagcaaaatatcctgcagcgtacgatggttattgttgctgccatgtgcagaatacaggtaacatgcttcgcggtgcctggaagttgactcgtatgcaactctcgtttctcaatgtcgcaaagctttaacagctgcaccgcaatcgctattgtggaacaaactaaactgaagctgaattttccacacgcagtcttttgtatcgagttcagcgtagatttttaccattaaggcgtggccacgtagcttatagaaagaaagagaaacaaaccaatacatcttcaatactactgagtgattttcataagcatcaaaagaaagtttttgctttcccgctgcgaaaatcactctggttcttagattaactagttttcgttgctaatatttgactgataacggtgttcgagtgaacacaaacaaacaattaaaccggaaaatcactcaatttagcagtgaaaattcttgaaatgagggttatgtcttgttgtgataaactattcataggcaacactaccgtttatttttggtgcgccctggtcgttattgtaaaaatgattattgagaaatagatggacatttcacactaggagtagttgtgaaagttctcgtaactcttatcttcaagcatttatagttctaaaaagaaccgattcgataatcttcagctcgaaatgtatgctacagaatgctgataatcacaccaccaccagctgtgccctccagcagctgtgccagcaaaatatcctgcagcgtacaatggttattattgctgccgtgtgcagaatacaggtaacatactccgcggtgcctggaagttgactcgtatgcagctctcgtttctcaatgtcgcaaaagtgctgcaccgcactcgctattgtggaacaaactaaactgaagctaaattttccacacgcagtcttttgtatcgagttcagcgtagatttttaccattaaggcgtggccacacagcttggagaaagcggaacaaaccaaaacactttgttgagtcaaaatatgtgggcagtggaatttatttcgtccatgttattgttatctgtgcttgggaagcaagccaagaacaagggaaatgtatgggaaagcttgaccttggaacttttcacctttttccaccattaagcagtaaagcaacaatgttgaacataatatcaaaaaattgttacacattttatctatccaccgaaatataaatgactaagatgcattaagtcgttcgcttgctataaccgtttgaaatctgacgcattatttgccagtttcattttcacaaagtgtaatctagtatagaaaacaaagacgtagtcctacgtcaaaaattgtacagatttttcaaaatcaagATCAAAAATACACCAAAATGATGCCAAACTCAGGTTCCTTTTGCTATTCCAAATTTTGTAGCAAAAAGTTAAAACTGATGCCGAAAATCGCTTTCAAACcagtaaaataaaatacatttccCACTTTCAGAGCCAATAAATGGTAAAAATTAATTTCGAATTCTGCttgacaaaatttttttttgtcggcaAATGCTAAATTATGTGCAAAGTGTTCTCAAATACTAGAATTGAAAAATAACCTTCCAAAGGCATGCCAAGAACGAGATACAGAAAAAAAGAATAGACAATATCAAGAGAaagagatagaaagagagagaatgGTGAGAGAAGGAGAGAGTATGGAGAGAGAGGGGCAGAGTatggagagagagagggagaatgGAGAGAGCGAGAATGAAGAAAGAGGGAAAGCAAAGAGGCATAGAGAGAGAGCGTGAGAATGCATAGAGAGAGAGAACGGATAGAAAGAGAGGAcggatagagagagagagaacggatagagagagagagagcggatagagagagagagagagagagagagagagagagaacggatagagagagagaacggatagagagagagagagagagagagagagaacggaTAGAGAGAAAGGGAATggatagagagaaagagaatagatagagagagagagaatggaTAGAGAGAAAAAGAATGGATATGGAGAGAGAGAATggatagagagaaagagaatggatagagagagagaatggATAGAGAAAGAGAATGGATAGAGAGAGAGAATTGGTAAAGAAAGAGAAtggatagagagagagagagagagaaaatggatagggagagagagagaatggaTAGAGAGAAAGAGTATGGATAAAGAGAGAAAAtcgatagagagagagagaatcgatagagagagagaatggAGAAAGAGAGGGAGAAAGAGTGGAGAGAGAAAgagtagagagagagagagaatagaGAGAGACAGATAATAGAGAGAGACAGGAaattgagagagagagaatggAGAGGACAAGAGAATGGGGAGAGagagaaagcgaaaaagaaGAGAGAAAATGGAGATAGAAAGATACATTTTATGTTAACATCTTTTGGCCTTTATTTGCTCCTCTTTCCttatagtttttatttttcttcatgATATTGTGTTATAAGTGGTTTTTGTAAGAATCTAAgataatttcaacattttttgcaTTATATTGTATTTAACTCAAtgattttccatattttttctaattagtCAAAATTCACAATGTTCAAATTATCGTTGCTTTTCATCGTAGGATTGCCATTTTATAATTGTTCCAGATactacatttttttcactttttaatcAAGCTTTTTAATGTTTCTCTACGGTTGTATGCCTTATAGTTGTAGAAAGTACATAATAAGTTATTCGATTTGTGTTATATGTATTATTTCGTTGCTATTCACGTACGCAATTTTGCCATTGCaaattaaaatgttcaaaaacttGATCGGAATATGCAGTTTTCATTCAACTCAAATACAGTTGAACGGATATTGTTttagttttagtgaaaattgaaatggtAGAGTTTACCATTAGGAGTCGTCAGGAATGGCTGCAGATATACTATCAGAATGTTCGCGGTTCCATGGCTCTTTGAGAGGGGGTGAGATAGACAAAAGTGATAGTGAAAAAGGACACAAAGAGAACGtcagaaaaatagaaataagtgAGATAGAAAAGGGCAGAAAGATATCAAAGGGAGAGAGAAAacaaagaaagagaaaaaagaaggAAGAAAAAGGCGAAAATAGAAACAGAGAGAAAGTGAAAGAGATAGAAGGagcgatagagagagagagagagagagagaaataggtAAAGATGAATAGAGAaagaaatagagagagaaaaatgaaagatagagagaaaaaatgagaaatagagagagatgAGGAATAGAGAGAACTGAGAGTGAAATAGAAATAGAGAGTGAGAAATGAGTGatagagagaagaaaaaatagaaaattgatAGAAAATCACACATAGCAAACAAGAAGAAAAGaaggagaaaaaaagaaaaaaaaaacggaaaaaaagagtgagaaataaagaaaagtgaaatgataaaaGAGAGAGGAAAAATGAGATAGATAGAAAAAAGAGAGCGATTGAGAAAAAAAGAAGAGAGAGAATGATATTTTTATACAGAAGAAAGAGAAACTACTGCTATCCCGTAATAGTTCAATGGTTGTTTGATACTCTTTCAATTCGAATAAATGGGTTTGAATTGAACATTTACTGATCTCTCTATCAGTTTCGCTAAAAACTTTAAGCTTCGTTTGTTAGGTCATGAAGTAAAAATAAATCATGATGAAGATTGGTTCTTGAAAGAGCATGCTAGAATATATTCAGGCGTTCAATCAATGTTGTTGTATTTTACTCTCAATCATCGATAACCACGTGATTTCTGCATTCCAGCAAACACAAGAAGATGCGCGCCTCCATCAGCATTCCTAACACAATCAGCACGGCCGAATTCTCCCGTAGCGTCAGCATGCCAGTGGATCGTCACATCAGCAAAACTCTCACATCACAGCAAAGTTCAGCCAGCTGCAACACACCAACAAACTCGGAGTCAGAGTAAGTTTCGATTCTTTTCCTTTCTCTCTAGTTGTCCTTTTTTAAAGTTCCCTCTTTTTCTTCGAAGTAGAGTTAAAATTAAGCTTTCACGATTATTTTTGCTCATTTTTAACGGCCTTATTTTCGATGTTGTGTTCTTGTTTCTATGTTCTCCTTTTCTGTTCATTGATCAATCATCACGATCATACGATAAAATAACAACCACCAACAACATGTACCAACTAaatcaacaacaaaacaaaacaaaaacaaaacaaatgctACGACAGCGCTCCGCCAACATTTGCCTCGTCCCGATCGGCCTCCATCCGGAAGAACAAACATCTCGCCCATCTGACACCGATCCAAATGCCAAACCATGTCAGTAGCATTGGGTAAGTAAGCGACACTTTTCCCAAGAACTCTCCTGGTTGAAGCTCTCTCAACAGCCAATGTAAGATCTTGTTTTTAATGtgatattttttcactttcaggAATCTCGCAGAGACCCCATCGTTGGAAATTGAATCTATCGACCCGACTCCCGCTGGTTTTCAGTTGAACCGAAGGAGTTCCTCCGGGGGTTTGCTTTCGCCGGAGGTGAGCTTGCTCTCTTGCTTCGACTATCCCGTGACTGAATTTATCTTCTTGTAGGTTGAGCTTCTATCCAGCTCGAGTAAATCACCGCTCGGCGGTGAAGCGAACGAAAGCGATGGGTTCTATCTGCTCAAGAAGGACTCCCAGCGGCGGGCCACTCTGCACAAGGTTCTCGAGCATGACGAGCGCAAAATCTGCCAGGTTTGGATGGAGAAGATTGTGTCCGATCGGAAGGAGGCGGTCGTTATTAGTCTCTCGCACTTGGAGACGTTGATCAAAGCGCTGCGAACGTACATCACAGAGCAGAAGAAGGAGCAGCTGGAGGCCGTCATCAGTGGGCTGAAGAAGAGTTTGGATTTCGATTCGACGGCGATCGATCATCTGCATTTGGCGATGTATTCGTTCCAGGATGCGGTCATAACGGTACTGCGGTCGCACAATATCAAGCCTCACTGGATGTTTGCGTTGGACAATCTGGTTAAGAGTGCTGTTCAGGCGGCGATTATGATTCTATCGCCGGAGTTGGGTCGTAATTTGGCTGGGCATTTCCGTAATGATGAagatgacgatgacgatgatgacACCAATGATACGCCGGGTGCTCGGCACGGGGCTGGTGGGGCGAGAGGTAATCGCGGACAGGCGGTcgacgatgacgatgacgacgGTGAACTGTCCACTTCGGGTGTGGGTACCGTGAATTCTGTGACACTAGCCAAGCCTGCTAAGCTGAGCCGCACGAAGGTGGTCACCGATCAGATAACGGCACTGCGTGCCGAAAACATAAGACTGATGGAAGATCTGTACGAATCTCACAAGACTTACCATGGCATTTTCAAAACTGCCCTCGAGGGCCAGTCCACGAACGTGGAAATGGTACGAACGTTGGCCGTTCAGCTTGCGTCGGTGGCCGGGCGGTATGACAGTCGAGTTTCGCAGGGGTATTAACAATTTATATATGTGTTAAGAATGTCATTAAAAAACGTCTTTTCAATTTTAGTTACGCTAGCGATCTAACGGACAGTCCCGGAATTACAGACGAAGCGGACTCAGCTAATAACAATTTTCTCCGACCGGCTCCTGTACGGAGCGGAGCGACCCGAAACACACAGGACCGACGGGCAACAGTTCGAGTTTCGAGGCCACAATCGGATGCCCGGCTAGACGAGTGGCTTATTCAGCAGGGTTTCGATGTGAATGTTCGGGAAGTTATCCACGGCGAAGATTTCAGCTACGATGATTTCGTGTACGAAATGGATCAGGAAGATCTGCGTCGCATTGGACTAAAGTAATTTGATCTTATAATAAACAAATATAACTTattaattatatttttaaaCGTTGTTAGGATCGGCATCGAAGTCCGGTTATGGCGTGCAATTCGTGCCCATCGTCTCACGCATCCACGCTCTGTCTGGGCGCCGCTTCCAAATGCCGGCTCCCCATTGTCGCATTCCTCCTCCTCACTGGCAACGGTTCTGCTCACTAACGGCACAACACCGGCAGACGACCGTTTCGCGCAGCCCAAACCGATCTCTAACTCGAGCAGCTATGACTCAAGTCACTCGCTCGAAACGGCAGCTTCGTCCGATTACGATTCCTGTCCGGGGACCGACTCATGAGGCCGCGTGGCTAAGCGCCGGAAGCGATCATCCGGCTGCGTTGGCCACAATTCAAACAACGATAAATCTGTCCAGAAGCAATAAGAGGACATAAAGAAACATACATCATGATGAAGCCGACACTAAGGTAAGAAACTCCTATTATCTCATGCACAAAACAACGTAACGCAGAAGTCTCTCTTGAGTCGGGAGATCGAGAGAAAAGCTAGTGATTAAGTTAAacagtaaagaaaaaaaaatcaagataaTCAAATTAACAATCAAAACTGTTCGAAGCAAAGCTTTCCTACATTGTGGTAGTATTTTTGTTTAGTGTTTCCAAATTCTCCACTCTTTCAATTGGATCtaatttttgtttctgtttctgtctGTGCTTTTTTTGCTACTTACTAGTTTGTTGATATTATTGTAAGATATTTTAACCTTGTTAAAAGTTAAATACAAGTAGAAATGTAAGTCGCGCAACAGCAAAAAAACATGTGCTAGTGATTGCCATAtattatacacacacacacatacgcacatatTTTGTTATCGCTTATCGTCGTGTTACAAACTGTTCCCAGTGATGAACACCAGCAATAAAGCAGCGCTTCTAATCGCTGATTAGTAACTTCATTGGTTCGGTTTTGATCGGTAATATCACAGTCCgattattttgtttgaaagttcTATATCAGACTGAAGAGTGAACCTACTATAGTCTTCAATTCACTGTGTAATCTCTTCTCTTCGTAGTTTCCTGTTGCGACTTCCTTTCTCCTGTGTATCTAGTTTCTTCAGTTTCATTCGaacaaaaaaactctaaaatacattttttacaGATTCCTTGGAATTACAGGTTTTTTATGGTAAAATTACTTAGTATATAATCTTGACATGAGTTTGATTTTGCAGGTTAtgtatgttgaaaaaaaaatatgtaaaaatcgATCAGAAGTATGCTTGGAAAAGTCCTGAGTCATCGACGTAGAAATACATTTCATACTAAATTTATCCACGAGCTAAGATTATTCAATGTTCCCCAAATTAGGGTCAA
It includes:
- the LOC129728863 gene encoding mitogen-activated protein kinase kinase kinase 15 isoform X2 encodes the protein MYSNQLYKKPLPSPGINATSFADSMSNLSDISSTTAILNGGNALSGSASNSAIAAAAAAAAAGGTGSGSQAGSSRPRMDIACVIDTHQAQRKAAFEELKLACIQVCANMQLLEFEKLDFGELNSVDCFYNADVAVVDLSVQAQQSTLSYHLGVRESFEMKENIVIYNDVESEATLRMKISCGNYTFVPYRAVEGAGCVVTNPGKGGYLEEVESKVALLGRLRKIFQDVEIQSKAHLREKFLADLRSLRDQYAGNVEELQKMLRNMRKRLDDPHVLSKEIVQTYMLSLRDVQDYDAMVQVVDDLQTVPNKQNYINTGNMNYLYAFALNRRNKEGDRDAALKTCIKALEKKENHFPDMLCLCGRIYKDIFVESNRTDKESLKNAITWYRKSFEIQPNEFAGINLATLLVIEGKDFTDSELQHIGMVLNNLIGKKGSLSSIKDYWNVATFFEISVLAENYAKAIQAAECMFRLKPPKWYLKSTIGNITLIDCCRRKSEESLTSIEQQIFQFWMEFFLEATNAEPSSTVRFPILIQETQKILMPSYVAIHMNAEQKSIDITNICQQHEKDKCRKVHDFNFLASQIKSVSLYKRDERCAYLYVQQNSDDFQMYFPSVQCRQQFYDLILQMTAEQGCGFIDLSTETTNDEINYEYELDDKNRRIVLGRGTYGSVYAARDLNTQVKIAVKEVPEKFSHEVQPLHEEIKLHSQLRHRNIVQYWGSKSEDNFFKIFMEQVPGGSLSALLRSKWGPLKDNEATIAFYSKQILEGLKYLHDQKIVHRDIKGDNVLVNTYSGVVKISDFGTSKRLAGINPITETFTGTLQYMAPEVIDQGVRGYGPAADIWSFGCTIVEMATGKPPFVELGSPQAAMFKVGFYKKHPEIPAELSPVAKNFIKRCFEVDVDKRATAADLLEDPFLSDKHKKMRASISIPNTISTAEFSRSVSMPVDRHISKTLTSQQSSASCNTPTNSESDAPPTFASSRSASIRKNKHLAHLTPIQMPNHVSSIGNLAETPSLEIESIDPTPAGFQLNRRSSSGGLLSPEVELLSSSSKSPLGGEANESDGFYLLKKDSQRRATLHKVLEHDERKICQVWMEKIVSDRKEAVVISLSHLETLIKALRTYITEQKKEQLEAVISGLKKSLDFDSTAIDHLHLAMYSFQDAVITVLRSHNIKPHWMFALDNLVKSAVQAAIMILSPELGRNLAGHFRNDEDDDDDDDTNDTPGARHGAGGARGNRGQAVDDDDDDGELSTSGVGTVNSVTLAKPAKLSRTKVVTDQITALRAENIRLMEDLYESHKTYHGIFKTALEGQSTNVEMVRTLAVQLASVAGRYDSRVSQGYASDLTDSPGITDEADSANNNFLRPAPVRSGATRNTQDRRATVRVSRPQSDARLDEWLIQQGFDVNVREVIHGEDFSYDDFVYEMDQEDLRRIGLKIGIEVRLWRAIRAHRLTHPRSVWAPLPNAGSPLSHSSSSLATVLLTNGTTPADDRFAQPKPISNSSSYDSSHSLETAASSDYDSCPGTDS